The genomic interval GCTCCTGCGTCAGCAGCATGCCGAGCGCGAGACCATCGTCCTGGCCGCCGTGCGAAAGCAGCATGGCGATCATGCGCCCGCCATGCTCGCTGGCGGTGGCGAAGCCTCGCCCGCTGGTTTCGTCACACTCTTGCGCGGCGTCCTCGAACGACACGCGCTGCTCTGCTTCACTCTCCGCGTTGATGCGATGCAGGAGCTTGCGCATGTAGTTGCGGTCCATGGATGCCAGCACCGCTTGGCCCATCGCCGAATGAGTGAGCGACGCCGCTTCGCCCTCAGAGACGTTCATTTGCAGCCCTGGCGGCGCCACAGCGTGAATGTACTGGATCTCGAGGCCTACGCGATTTCCGAGCACGACAGTCGTGCCAGCTTCGCGCGCGAGTTCATCCATCGCCGGCAGCAAACGCCCTTCGCGAAACAGATTGGGCTGTACCCAAGCGCCAAGCACGGCGACGCGCGCCGTCGGCCGATATGTTCTCGCGGAGCGATCGCGCGTGAGATAACCGAGCGCGACAAGGCAACTCAGCAGCTCAGACGTGCTCGACTGCGGGTAGCCCATCGAACGGGCGATATCCATCACGGTGGCCTCGGCGCGGCCGCCTCGGAAATACTCAAGCACTTCAAGCGCGCGCTGCGCTGACTTGATCTTCTTGGGGTCCAGAGACCGTGCCATTTTTTTCCTCCCATGGCATTTATTATGACGGCATGTTGTCATAACAACTCAAGGGACGGCAAGAGCTTTCGACAGATTTTTTGAATGGGGCGCCGTTTTTCGAACTAAACGATCCGGGGCTTCGCGACGAAGTCGATGGAATACCGGTACCGTTCGGGGTGGTTGCGCGCGACAATCATTTCTACCGGCGCGCCAGTCATGTCGTAATAGATCCGAGTCACCTTCAGCACCGGTGTATTTTCCTGCAAGTTCAAATACTTCGAAGCAATCGGCCCCGCGATGTCGGCCTCCAGAAACTGCTCGGCGCGCACAACCCGTGCGCCTGCTTTGCCCTCGACCATTCGGATCACTGGCAGCTTCTGGCCAACGTCGACGGGTTTGATCTTCCGCCCGATCGCCAAGGGCAGATAGAGATTGTGGTATCCGAGCGGGGCATCTTCCAAAAAACTTAGCAAATCCAAGCGCGTGCAGGCTTCTCCTGGCGCCAGGCGCAAGCCACGAACCGCCTCGTCCGGCGCTTGAATCTCCTGCATGGAGAGCACCTTCGTGGCCAGCGCGCCGGCCGAAGCCAGAAATTCGTCCAACGAACCCGACAAGCGCACGGACCGCACACCTGATTCCGGCGGCGGCGTCACAAATGTGCCAACGCCGCGGCGCTTGGTAATCAGCCCCTCGGCGATCAGCGTTTCCAGCGCACGACGCACGGTGATGCGGCTCACGCCGTATTCCCCACAGATTCGCTCCTCAGTAGGCAGCGCTTCGCCGGCCTTGAATTCACGCGCGTTGATGCGCTCGCGCAGATCCTGCTCAAGCTGATGATAAAGCGGAACCGGGCCGGGACTGAGCGTCATTTGCTTTCGCACGATCTTCTCGTCTCTCACGCCTGTAGGAGTGACTACGCTATCGCATGCCTCGCGTCGAGCCGACGTGCGCCAGCCATCCATCGCATCAGCGATTGGCGCTCCGACGCCAATCGCGCCAAGCTTGGCGCGATCATGCAACGAATTGGTGAAACCTTGCGCCGAACAAGCTGAAGTCGCGTGACCTTTCCTGACCTGCTCCTTGATTCATCAGGCGCCGCCAAGCTTGGCGCGCCGCTTGCGCTCCTTCTCGGGGCGCAAGCACAACGCGCGCCCACGCGTGACGCGCTGACGCTGCCCGACGCCCAGCTCACGCGGCTTGATCTCGACCGGCGCTCCAATCAGCGCGCACGCCAACTCGAACGAGCCGGCGCCGGTCACGACGACATTGTCCTCATCGCGATCCCCAACAGCGCCGCCTACTACGAGTTCGTCTACGGCGCCTGGAAACTCGGCGCGACGCCCATGCACGTCTCGCATAAGCTGACGCCAAGGGAGTTCGCCGAAATCGTCGCGCTGGCGGAGCCAAAGCTCGTGATCGACGCCACCTCGCCGCTGCTTGATCGGCAACGCGATTCACGCTCCGACGCGCCGCTTCCGTTGCGCATTGCGACGCGATGGAAAATCTCCACCAGCGGGGGCAGCACGGGCCGACCGAAACTCATCGTTGACCCCAATCCGGCGCTATGGAGCATCGAGAAACAAGCGCACCGCCGCCATCCGGACGCAACCATCATCAACCCCGGTCCGCTCTACCACAGCGCCCCGTTCGGCCAGATGATTCCAGCGCTCTGCGAAGGCGCGCACGTCGTCGAGATGGGTAAATTCGATGCCGAGAGATACATAGCGCTCGTCGCGCGCCACCGCGCCACATGGGCTTATCTAGTGCCCACAATGATGGCGCGCATTGCCAACCTGCCGCCTGAGACACGCGCGCGTTACGACATTTCCTCGCTCGACACCGTCGTCCACATGGCCGCGATCTGCCCGCCGCCGGTGAAACGCGCATGGATCGCCATGCTCGGCGCCGACGCCATCTGGGAGATCTATGGCGGCACCGAACGCATCGGCTCCACCATCATCGGTGGCGCGGATTGGCTCGACCGTCCGGGCTCGGTCGGGCGCCCGCGCGAAGGCATCGAAGCCCGCGTGCTCGACGAGCATGGCTCAGAGCTTCCGCCCGACGCGGTTGGTGAAATTTATTTTCGGCGCGCAGGCGGACCCGAATCCACCTTCCGCTACATCGGCGCTGACGTACGCCAACGTGGCGATTGGGCCTCGTTCGGCGATCTGGGCTGGCTCGATCAGGACGGCTACTTGTTCATCGCCGACCGCCGCACCGACATGATCGTCAGCGGCGGCGTCAATCTCTATCCCGCCGAAATCGAAGCGCAAATTGATGCGATCCCCGGTATTGCCGACAGCGTCGTCGTCGGCGCGCCACACGCGGATTTGGGCGCTGTCCCGCATGCGTTCGTTCAAGTGCGAGAGGCGTCGAAATGGAGTGAAATGCGCCTTCTCAATGCGCTACGCGAACGGCTCGCCCCCTACAAATTGCCCCGTGGCGCAACATTCATAGAGGAATCCATCCGCGACGACTCCGGCAAGATTCGCCGCGTCGCTTGGCGCGACCGCCTGATCGCTCAATCGAGCTGAACCAGCCCCTCGCCCGTCAGCGTGACCGTGCCGTCGCTCAGCGTTGTTTTGAGCTTGAGCCGAGCAAGGCGCAATCCGCCTTCGGTAACGATCTCCGCCACTGTTCCGCTACACATCACCACCGAGCGCAGCGGCGTGATGGAGATGAAGCGAGTGGTAAACTCTCGGATGCGCTCAGGCGGCGCCCAGTTCGACAACAACCGGCCGAGATAGGCCATCGACAGCATGCCGTGGGCAAACACGTCATCGAAGCCGTTCGCTGCAGCGAATTGGCGGTCGAGATGGATTGGATTGTGATCGCCCGAGCCGCCGGCGAACAAGGCGAGCGTCAGCGGCTCGATCGGCGGCGTCACAAGCAGCGGCAGCTCTGCGCCGGACGCAGCTTCGCGATAGGTGGCGGCGATGGTCATCTTCAGTTCCGCAGCACGGCGACGGTGCGCATGGTGGCGCACAATTCGTCGTCTTGGTTGGTGGCGCTCGTTTCCAGGACCACGAACTCGAGTGCGCCGCCCTTCTTGTCATAAATGTCGATGATTCGTTGCCGCAGGCGAATGCGATCGCCCACATAGATCGGCTTCACCTGCGTAAAGCTCTGTTCGCCGTGCAGCATGCGGCCGAGATCAGCGCCCAACACGCCGATCACCAGATCGATCTTCGCAGGAGCGAGGTTCGCAAGCACCGAAGCATAAGTCGGCGGCGTCGGGATGGCGCGGTAGCCCGCGTCGCGCGCTGCGTTCTGGTCGCGATAGATCGGATTGGTTTCGCCGACGGCTTGGCAAAACAGCGCAAGCATGCCTGCTTCCACTGCGATCTCGCGTTCTTCGGTCTCGGCGCCGATTTTTCCTTTGTCGAGCATGGCTCAGCCCCAAGCCACCGGCAGCTTCACTCTGCCCCAATGCATCCACGACCCGATGCGCTCCGTCGGCCCATCGAGCCGCAGCTTCGGCAGCGCCTTGGCCAACTTGCCGAACGCGATCTTTGCCTCCAGCCGCGCCACCGGAGCGCCCAAGCAGAAGTGGACGCCCGCACCGAAGGAGAGATGCTTGCGCGCCTCGGTCAACGGCCGATCGATTCGGAACGTCTCCGCGTCCTCGAACACGGCTGGATCGCGATTGGCGCCGACGATCGAGAACATCAATTTCGATCGCTCCGGTAATTCCTCGCCGTGCATCGCGACCGGGCACAAGCTGGTGCGGAAGTGCGCCAGCACTGGCGGATCGAAGCGCAAGCTTTCCTCCACGGCATTTTCCACGAGTTCTGGCTCTTGCTTCAGGCCTTCCCACAGCGCCGGCGTCTCCAGTAAACGCCACATCAGGTTGGCAATCAGCGAAATCGTCGTCTCCTGCCCGCCAGTGAGGAAGGCGAGGCAAACATTTAGCTGCTCGTCGCGCGTCAGCGGCCGCCCTTCCACGCGAGCGATCAGCGTTCGCGACATGAAATCGTTCGGCAACACCTCGCCCAGCGCCGACAAATCCGGCTCAGTTATTCCAGCCGCGTCCAGCTTGGCCTGACGGGCGTCCAGGTGGCTGTTGAAGTGGGGATATATTTCCTTGAGGATCGGTTCGAACGAGCCGGGTTTCGGATCGTGGAACAACATATCCTGTAGGATATCGGCCCAGTGCTTGTAGTGGAGATTGTCCGCCTCAGGCGCGCCTAGCATCACGCACATGATCCGCGACGGCAGCGGCAGCGCGAAGAGATCATGAAAATCCCCGCGTCCTTCTGGCATGGCGAGCATCTTGGCGATCAGTTCGTCGCAAATGCGCTCGATATCGCCTT from Terricaulis silvestris carries:
- a CDS encoding IclR family transcriptional regulator, with amino-acid sequence MARSLDPKKIKSAQRALEVLEYFRGGRAEATVMDIARSMGYPQSSTSELLSCLVALGYLTRDRSARTYRPTARVAVLGAWVQPNLFREGRLLPAMDELAREAGTTVVLGNRVGLEIQYIHAVAPPGLQMNVSEGEAASLTHSAMGQAVLASMDRNYMRKLLHRINAESEAEQRVSFEDAAQECDETSGRGFATASEHGGRMIAMLLSHGGQDDGLALGMLLTQEQHETQPEYFVQLLRGAVARLAVKAPAQRYAPTRVAERVPMQMMG
- a CDS encoding GntR family transcriptional regulator; the protein is MDGWRTSARREACDSVVTPTGVRDEKIVRKQMTLSPGPVPLYHQLEQDLRERINAREFKAGEALPTEERICGEYGVSRITVRRALETLIAEGLITKRRGVGTFVTPPPESGVRSVRLSGSLDEFLASAGALATKVLSMQEIQAPDEAVRGLRLAPGEACTRLDLLSFLEDAPLGYHNLYLPLAIGRKIKPVDVGQKLPVIRMVEGKAGARVVRAEQFLEADIAGPIASKYLNLQENTPVLKVTRIYYDMTGAPVEMIVARNHPERYRYSIDFVAKPRIV
- a CDS encoding AMP-binding protein, which produces MTFPDLLLDSSGAAKLGAPLALLLGAQAQRAPTRDALTLPDAQLTRLDLDRRSNQRARQLERAGAGHDDIVLIAIPNSAAYYEFVYGAWKLGATPMHVSHKLTPREFAEIVALAEPKLVIDATSPLLDRQRDSRSDAPLPLRIATRWKISTSGGSTGRPKLIVDPNPALWSIEKQAHRRHPDATIINPGPLYHSAPFGQMIPALCEGAHVVEMGKFDAERYIALVARHRATWAYLVPTMMARIANLPPETRARYDISSLDTVVHMAAICPPPVKRAWIAMLGADAIWEIYGGTERIGSTIIGGADWLDRPGSVGRPREGIEARVLDEHGSELPPDAVGEIYFRRAGGPESTFRYIGADVRQRGDWASFGDLGWLDQDGYLFIADRRTDMIVSGGVNLYPAEIEAQIDAIPGIADSVVVGAPHADLGAVPHAFVQVREASKWSEMRLLNALRERLAPYKLPRGATFIEESIRDDSGKIRRVAWRDRLIAQSS
- a CDS encoding MaoC/PaaZ C-terminal domain-containing protein, producing the protein MTIAATYREAASGAELPLLVTPPIEPLTLALFAGGSGDHNPIHLDRQFAAANGFDDVFAHGMLSMAYLGRLLSNWAPPERIREFTTRFISITPLRSVVMCSGTVAEIVTEGGLRLARLKLKTTLSDGTVTLTGEGLVQLD
- a CDS encoding MaoC family dehydratase N-terminal domain-containing protein; this translates as MLDKGKIGAETEEREIAVEAGMLALFCQAVGETNPIYRDQNAARDAGYRAIPTPPTYASVLANLAPAKIDLVIGVLGADLGRMLHGEQSFTQVKPIYVGDRIRLRQRIIDIYDKKGGALEFVVLETSATNQDDELCATMRTVAVLRN
- a CDS encoding cytochrome P450; translation: MKFDPMSPETLENPGAAYSELRAKCPFHRYDGPDFKFAITSDYREIKEEILQDNPTWSFRFGNAAKDTISDVGFKSDPPFHMAFRASLASGFAPRQLKTYEGDIERICDELIAKMLAMPEGRGDFHDLFALPLPSRIMCVMLGAPEADNLHYKHWADILQDMLFHDPKPGSFEPILKEIYPHFNSHLDARQAKLDAAGITEPDLSALGEVLPNDFMSRTLIARVEGRPLTRDEQLNVCLAFLTGGQETTISLIANLMWRLLETPALWEGLKQEPELVENAVEESLRFDPPVLAHFRTSLCPVAMHGEELPERSKLMFSIVGANRDPAVFEDAETFRIDRPLTEARKHLSFGAGVHFCLGAPVARLEAKIAFGKLAKALPKLRLDGPTERIGSWMHWGRVKLPVAWG